A window of Nonomuraea angiospora genomic DNA:
CTGTCCCCACAACCGCGTGAGGAACTCGACCCGCGCCCCCTCCTCGGTGAAACGCCGCTGGTAGTAGTGGAGCTCCTGCTCGACGTAGTCGCTCTCCATGAGGATCGCGACGGTGCGCCCGGCCAATCGCTTCTCACGCACGGTGTACCTCTCAGGTGGTAATCAGATCGACGAGGAACGGCCCCGGCGCCGCGAGCATCCGCTGGACCGCCGCCTCCACCTGGGCGGGCTTGCTCACCTTGACGCCGGGGACACCCAGGCTCGCGGCCAGCTTCACGAAGTCGATCTGGGGGTGGGACAGGTCGAAGCCCTGGGGGTGGGGGTGCGCGGCGATGCCGCGCTCGCGCCAGTACTGCTCGAGGTTGTCGTCGAGCAGCTGGTAACGGCGGTTGTCGCAGATCACGAAGCGGGCGGCCACGCCGTACCTGACGGCGGTCCAGAGGGCCTGGATGGTGTACATGCTGCCGCCGTCGCCGGTGAAGGCCACCACCTCGGCCTCGGGGCGGGCCAGCTTGATCCCGATCGCGCCGGGGATGCCGACGCCGAGCGAGCCGCCCCTGGTCTGGAAGTAGGCGCCGGGCCGGCGCGGCGGCAGCCGCCTGAGCAGCGCGGGGGCGGAGGTCAGCGCCTCGTCGAAGACCACCAGCCCGTCGCCGGCCCTTGCGGCCAGCTCGCCGGCGAACAGGTCCATCATGCTCTCGCCGTACACCTCGGCCGGCTCGCGGGCGGGCCCGGGGCGGCCGGGGCCGAGCAGGCCGGCCAGCGCCGCCAGGGTCGGCTTGGGATCGGCGACGAGCGCGACGTCGGCCGGCAGGTTCTTGGCGATCTCGTAGTCGTCCAGGTCGATGTGGACGATCTTCGCCCCCTCCGGGAAGGGGCTGGCCAGCAGCGGGAACACCTCGGGGAAGAGGTACGTCCCGACGACGAGCGCGGCGTCGGCCCCGGCCAGCGCGGCGGCGCTGTGCTCGCCGAACATGTGCCCGAGGTCGCCCCGGTGCAGCGGGTGGGTGGTGTCGATGGTCAGCTCCGAGGAGTTCACCGTCCACACCGGGGCGCCGAGCGCCTCCGCGACCCTGGCCAGCTCCTCCTGCGCGCCGGACACCGAGACCCCGTCCCCGGCCAGCACCACGGGCCGCCGGGCGGCGCGCAGCACCGCCGCGGCCCGCTCCAGCTCCTCCGGCACGGGCACCGTCGCCCGGCTGGGGATCGTGCTGGCCACGGCGGGCTCGTCGGTGTCCTCGTCGAGCACGTCCATCGGCAGTGCCACGAAGACGGGCCCGCGCGGCGGCGTCATCGCGATCTTGACCGCGCGCCGCAGCACCCTCAGCACCGAGCCCGGGTGGGTCACCCTGGTCGCGTACTTGGTCACCG
This region includes:
- a CDS encoding thiamine pyrophosphate-binding protein, coding for MATRPAKEAIFEQFAADGISVMFGNPGTVEQGFLDVLEETPGFRYVLALQESAVLGIADGYARATGGPALVQLHSGVGLGNGVGLLYQAKRGHSPLVVIAGEAGVRYEALDGQMAVDLVAMARPVTKYATRVTHPGSVLRVLRRAVKIAMTPPRGPVFVALPMDVLDEDTDEPAVASTIPSRATVPVPEELERAAAVLRAARRPVVLAGDGVSVSGAQEELARVAEALGAPVWTVNSSELTIDTTHPLHRGDLGHMFGEHSAAALAGADAALVVGTYLFPEVFPLLASPFPEGAKIVHIDLDDYEIAKNLPADVALVADPKPTLAALAGLLGPGRPGPAREPAEVYGESMMDLFAGELAARAGDGLVVFDEALTSAPALLRRLPPRRPGAYFQTRGGSLGVGIPGAIGIKLARPEAEVVAFTGDGGSMYTIQALWTAVRYGVAARFVICDNRRYQLLDDNLEQYWRERGIAAHPHPQGFDLSHPQIDFVKLAASLGVPGVKVSKPAQVEAAVQRMLAAPGPFLVDLITT